The following DNA comes from Deinococcus cellulosilyticus NBRC 106333 = KACC 11606.
TGGACCGCTGGAAGTTCTCAATCAGGCTGATGGTGACTTCATCTTTTTCGTTGACCACATCATCCAGCACCGCAGCCAGAATCTGTGCCTTTCCGAGGTCCTCGTGGGCCTGAAGTCGCCTCTCCCCTGCAATCAGTCGGTAGGTGCCGTCCGCTTTGGTCTTCACCAGCACCGGCGTTCGCAGGCCGTGCTTCTCGATGCTCCTGGCCAGGGACTCGCGGGCTTTCTTGTCGAAGCTGCGGCGGTGCTGCACCGGGCTGCGTTCAATTCTGGTCAAATCAATGTGGATGATTTTCATGTTGTGCTGCAAAATGCGGTCCTTCTGGCTGCTGGTGATGTTCTTACCGCCAGACTGCTGATTGAGACGGCTGATCAAACTCACAGGGTCACCCCCTGCTCTGCACCCACCTGCAGTTGACCGAGCACAAACTCCGCCATCTGCTGCAGTTCCTCCTGGGCTTCTTTCAGGCCGTGGATTTTGGTTTTGCGTTCCAGGCTCGTCACCGGTTGCATCATGTACGAGGCGGCCTCATACACCGTTTCACGCCTGCGGATCCCTTCTGAGAAAAGGGGCACGCCGAGTTCCTCGATGCGGGCACGGAGTTCCCCTTGGAAGTGCACATTCATGGTGCTGGTCGGGTTGAGGTTGGTAAGCAGGTACATGCTGACTTTCAGCCCGGGGTTCAGGGGGTTGATGCGGTCAATCAGGCTGTTGAGGGTCACCAGGCTGGTGTGGCCTTTGACGGTCGGCATCACCGGGCAGATGATGGAATCCGCGGCAATGCACGCCTGCTGAGAGAGTTTCGCTCCACTGGGCGAAGCATCAATGAACACAAAGTCGTACTGGTGTTCTCTGGCAACGTCTCTCAGGGCATTGCGGAACTGGAAGATCTCCGGGGTGGCCAGACGGTCCTCAATATCCACCAGGTTCAGGTTCGCCGGGATCAGGTCAAAACCATGCGCATTGTACTGCGGGTGCACCTCCAGGGGCTTGCGATCCAGCATGGTGGGGAGCACCGTGTGCTCTCTGGGGACGTCTCCGAACCCCAGCCATTCGCTGAGGTTCGCCTGGCTGTCGAGGTCCACCGCCAGGACCTTGAAGCCCATCTTGGAGAGCTGGTAACTGAGTTCGCGGACTGTGGTGGTTTTGGCGGACCCACCGGCGTGGTTGAACAGGGTGTGGATGGACATGGGGCTTGACTCCTTTGCCCGCTGCAACAAAAGCAGGTCTTTGATGGGCACCACAGCGGCAATCTTTTGTCTGTGCTGCGTCACAATCAAGCGACGTCCCGACTGGACTTCGGTGAGGGCCTGGGCAAGGCCTTCCCTGAGGGCCCGGACGTTGATTTCTCTGGCAGCCATGAGTGCAGTCTAGGATTTGTGTACGCAAATTGCAAGAATCATCGATAACAAACAGAAAAGACAAAGTTACTGAGCCAACTCAGTAACTTAAAAACATGGCGAACAATCCTGTTTCACAGAGAAGAAAACGGAATTCCCACCCCGTTCCCATTCTCTTCCTCCAGACTTCCCCCTGCCAGCAACATGCCCACATCCACTTCACTGAGGTGCAAATCGCCCCCATTCCCACCTTGCAGCACACTCCTGGACAGGCGGGCTTTTTTCTCCTGCAAAACCAGGATTCTCTCCTCAATGGTGCCTTCCGTGACCAGTTTGTACACAAAGACGGGTTTGTCCTGCCCGATGCGGTAGGCGCGGTCGGTGGCCTGATTTTCTGCCGCCGGGTTCCACCAGGGGTCAAAGTGAATCACGGTGTCTGCCGCAGTGAGGTTCAAACCCACCCCTCCCGCTTTCAGGCTGATCAGAAAGACCTGGACCTCCCCTGACTGGAACCTCCGAACCTGCTCTGCCCGGTCCACGGTCTGACCGGTGAGCACTGCGTGTTCAACCCCCAGCCGATCCAGCTCCTGCCCGAGCACAGCAAGCAGGGAAGTGAACTGGGAGAACACCAGCACTGTGCGTCCCTCTTCCAGCATCCCAGGCAGGGTGTCTTTGAACCACTCCAGTTTCACCGACCTGCGGACCTTGCTGGCCTCTTCCAGCCGAACCAGCCCTGGGTGGCAGCACACCTGCCGGAGTTTCAGGAGGGCGGTGAGCACATGGATTTGACTGCTGGCCAGTCCTCGCTTTTTGATCTCCTCTTGCAGTTGCTGCTGGGTGGCCACCCGGAGGGTTTCGTACAGGTCCCGCTGCTCACCCCCCAGTTCCAGTTTGATGGTGATTTCGGTCTTCGGGGGTAGGTCTCTGGCCACCTCGCCTTTGGTGCGCCTCAGCATCAGGGGACGCACCATCCTGGAAAGCCGGTCCTGACACAAGGGATCGAGGTCTTTCTCGATGGGGTCCCGGTACAGTTGCCGGAATTCCCCTTCGGCAGGCAGAAGGCCAGGCATCAGGAAGTGAAACAGGGACCACAACTCCCCAAGGTGGTTCTCAATGGGGGTCCCGGTCAGGCACAACCGGTGCTGACTTTGCAGGTGCCGGAGGGCCTGACTGGCCTGCCCCCTGGGGTTCTTGATGTGCTGCGCTTCATCCAGCACGATCAGGTGGTACGGGTGACGCGCGAGTGACACCTGATCTTTGACCAGCACCCCGTAGGTGGTGAACACCACATCCACATTCAGAATGTCCCCCCTGCGTCGGTGACGGGCTGCCCCGTGCAAGGTGAGGGTTTTCAGGGATGGTGTGAATTTTTCTGCCTCGGCCTTCCAATTCGGCATCAAACTGGTTGGGGCCACAATCAGCACAGGACGGCTCAGCCTCCCCTGTTCTTTTTCGATCAGGATGTGCGTGAGCGTCTGCAGGGTTTTCCCGAGGCCCATGTCATCGGCCAGGATGCCGTTCATTCCGGTCTCCATGAGCCTTTGAAGCCAGGAAACCCCCTCACTCTGGTAGGGCCTGAGTTCTGCCTGCAAGCCCTGAGGGGCCTCTATGGGTGTCACGGGTTCAGAGAGCCGCTGCAGGTTTCGAAAGAGCTGAAAGGCCTGCGATGAGCCTTTCCACTGCACTTCCCCGGTGTCACCCGAGAGGAGCCCGGCCCCCATGCGGGGAAGTCGCACGGTCTCTCCGCCCTGGTGGTACTCCACGAGCACCCTCAGCAGGGAAAGAATGCGGGTCAACTCCACCTCCAGAAATCTTCCCTCCCCCACCAGGAAGCACTCCATCTGCGGCTCAACCTTGCCCTCCAGCATTTCTTTCAACAGGTCCGGGTGGTTCCTGATCCAGGTCAGCAAGAGGGGCAGCAGGGACACCGTCTTTCCGGCCACCTCCACCCCCAACTCCAGGGAGAACCACCCGCCATCCTCCCTGAGGGTGCACTGCAAGGGACGCTGGATCACCTCTCCCGGGAAGGAGCGGTCCACGGTCACCTCCCAACCTCTGGCTTTCAACACCGGCACCACACGGGTGAGCAGGTGACCCAGGTCAGCATCTCCCTTTGCTGGTGAAGCATGCTGAAACACCATCCCTGTGTCTCCTGTGGAAAGGGGAGAGAGACCCTGGGCTTGCAGGCACGCAAAGGCCTGTTTTTCGACAGTCATGTCCCGCTCCACCAGCATCAGGCGTTGGCCATCAAAGTGTCGCAAGGGTGGGACCCCATTTCTCGCCAGGTACAGCACATCCACCGGAGGGACCATGAGGGCCCCGTAATCCACCCGCAAAGACAGCTGGGGAATGTTGTGATTGCCCAGACCAGTTCCAACAAGCACCGCATTGAAGGTTGGGGTCCCTTTCACCCACTGGACTTCCACTTGCCTTGGACAGGGGAGGGGAGAGCCGTCCATGCCCTGCAGCACCCGTAGGACCTCCTGAACCCGCTCCGGGGCCACTGGAGGAACTGTCAAAAACGATTGGAGTTGACTGCCTGGATGGGAGGTGAGGACCCGACCAGCCCTGAAGTTTCCTGTGTCCACGTACCATGCCTGATCCAGCAAGAGCACCTGAGCTGCAGGAGCCACCTGAAAGTGAGGGTGTTGATTGCCCCGGGCGTCCAATGCCCAGCCCACTTGGCCTTGCCGTTCCTCACCTGCCTGCAGAGGACGGTCCAGGTGGCCTTTGAGGTACAGCAAGCCTTTTTTCAGCAGGCGGTCCAGCACTCCTCCCAGAGGTGTCCTGGGGTGCAGGTGCTGATCCCCTTTGACGTCCAGCACCTCCCTGAGGAGCCGTCCTTCTTCCTCCAGAGGAAGGTAATGGGTGCGACCAGGCACCAGCCGCTGGGGTTGCAGCAACATTCCTTGCTGCAAGGCACCCAGGAACGGCTCCAGGCGGGGCGGCGCCAGGAACGGCTCTTGCTGACCCAGATCCAGCACAAACACCAGTTGACGCTCCGCAGGGGCTGTCTGGGGCCTGACCTCAGCACCATCTCTGGCGGGTGGAGGGAGCAGAGAAGATCTGAGGGAAGATCGTGGTGTCCCGGCAGCACCCGCCTCCAACAACGCCCACAGTTTCCCCCACCCCTGGCTTTCCAGGTATGTGCGCACCTCCACCGGGTTTCGTTTCCAGAGCACCTGCAGTTTCACCTGATGGGCTTCATGGAGAAGCCCGGACTTCTCCCAGCTGAGTCCAATGGTTTTCAGGTAAGCTTCGTCCGCCGGGACAAGCCCGGATGGGGGTGCCTGCGTGAGCGGGGAGAACCAGTGAAACAGCAAGGCCACCATGTGCTTGCAGGTCCGGTACTCTGGGGACTTCTGCCAGCAGGTGCAAGACCCCCGGAACTGGGCGGGGTTGAGGGTGAGGCCCACCCGGAATTCCTCCACCACCTCTCGCACCACACCGGTGATGGTGCGGGCTGCAGGGAGGGGTTTGCAGGACAACACGTCCCCCTCTTTTTGCAGGACCTGACCCCCTTGCCAGTCTTGAGGATGAAAATGGATCTGGAAGGTGCGGGCACCGAAATCCGGTGGGGGAGACCAGGTCACTTACCCCTCCTCTGGAAAAAGAAACAAGAAGCTTGAGCACAGGGACATGGTTCTTTCAGCTTACAGGATGTGCCGGTCTTACCCTGTCCATTCCTTGCGGACAGGTGTCCATGGTTCCATGCCTCTGGAAGGGTGCAAAGCGGATTGGCATTCCGGGCCTTCAATACCCCTTCCCGGAGGGCAGACGTTCTCAAATACACTGCAGGTGAACCAGATCCTCCTTTGTCGAGGGAATTCTTTTCCTGATTCACCTTCAGGACCTGGCAGAAGCACACGGGTCACTTGGTGGATTCCAGCTTTTTCAAGTGGTGGAGCTGCAAGGTTTCTGTGCCTTTCTGTGGCTGGTCAGAAGAGAGGGTGACCACCGGACCACTTGCTAGATGAGGCAGAGGGATTCAGCTTGGGGGAGGGCAGTCTTTTCGGTGCCCTTCCCCCTTACCGATTAACCTGTGGGGTTTAGAACCATCCTTTACCGATTAACCTGTGGAGTTGACCGATCGCCTGCGTCAAAAAAAGCCCATGAAATCGACTTTTTTGCCTGCATGTGTGCTCAAAAACCCTGCTACCGATTAACCTGTGGAGAATGCCTCCCGAAGTACCGATTAACCTGTGGAATTTCGAGAGTTTTTGAGCAGATTGTGCCCCTCTCGCTACCGATTAACCTGTGGGGTTTTCACCGATTAACCTGTGGGGTTCTGGATCCACAACCCCGATTAACCTGTGGGGTTTTCTCCTGGACCACCGATTAACCTGCGGAGAAACAGGGCAAAAAGCCCGATTAACCTGTGGAATTTCTACCGATTAACCTGTGGAATTTCTACCGATTAACCTGTGGAATTTCGCCGTTTTTTGCCTTCCTGGATTCAACTCTTCCGGTCCCTTTGATGATGTCATTCAGTAGTTATCATCTTTTTTCTTTTTTCAATAACAGAAAGAACATCATCAGTGAATCCGGTAGAATCAAAGTCGATGAGCAAACGGCCTGTCAAAGCCCTGTCCAAACCGGTCAAATTGCATTTCCACGAGATGAACCTGCAACGCCTGTGCCTGATCAGCATCCAGCGTCAGATTGACAAGCAGAAAGACCACTCCTGGAAGATCGTCCATGAAACCGAGGGCGACGAACCTTACACGGTAATGCGTCAAAAAAGGCTTCAAGCCGATAAGAGAATTTTACCTTCTTCTGCTGCAACCTGCAGCGGAGTCTGATACCCCAACGCAGCATGAAGCCGCTCAGTGTTGTACCACAGCTGAAA
Coding sequences within:
- a CDS encoding ParA family protein, with amino-acid sequence MAAREINVRALREGLAQALTEVQSGRRLIVTQHRQKIAAVVPIKDLLLLQRAKESSPMSIHTLFNHAGGSAKTTTVRELSYQLSKMGFKVLAVDLDSQANLSEWLGFGDVPREHTVLPTMLDRKPLEVHPQYNAHGFDLIPANLNLVDIEDRLATPEIFQFRNALRDVAREHQYDFVFIDASPSGAKLSQQACIAADSIICPVMPTVKGHTSLVTLNSLIDRINPLNPGLKVSMYLLTNLNPTSTMNVHFQGELRARIEELGVPLFSEGIRRRETVYEAASYMMQPVTSLERKTKIHGLKEAQEELQQMAEFVLGQLQVGAEQGVTL
- a CDS encoding DEAD/DEAH box helicase, producing MTWSPPPDFGARTFQIHFHPQDWQGGQVLQKEGDVLSCKPLPAARTITGVVREVVEEFRVGLTLNPAQFRGSCTCWQKSPEYRTCKHMVALLFHWFSPLTQAPPSGLVPADEAYLKTIGLSWEKSGLLHEAHQVKLQVLWKRNPVEVRTYLESQGWGKLWALLEAGAAGTPRSSLRSSLLPPPARDGAEVRPQTAPAERQLVFVLDLGQQEPFLAPPRLEPFLGALQQGMLLQPQRLVPGRTHYLPLEEEGRLLREVLDVKGDQHLHPRTPLGGVLDRLLKKGLLYLKGHLDRPLQAGEERQGQVGWALDARGNQHPHFQVAPAAQVLLLDQAWYVDTGNFRAGRVLTSHPGSQLQSFLTVPPVAPERVQEVLRVLQGMDGSPLPCPRQVEVQWVKGTPTFNAVLVGTGLGNHNIPQLSLRVDYGALMVPPVDVLYLARNGVPPLRHFDGQRLMLVERDMTVEKQAFACLQAQGLSPLSTGDTGMVFQHASPAKGDADLGHLLTRVVPVLKARGWEVTVDRSFPGEVIQRPLQCTLREDGGWFSLELGVEVAGKTVSLLPLLLTWIRNHPDLLKEMLEGKVEPQMECFLVGEGRFLEVELTRILSLLRVLVEYHQGGETVRLPRMGAGLLSGDTGEVQWKGSSQAFQLFRNLQRLSEPVTPIEAPQGLQAELRPYQSEGVSWLQRLMETGMNGILADDMGLGKTLQTLTHILIEKEQGRLSRPVLIVAPTSLMPNWKAEAEKFTPSLKTLTLHGAARHRRRGDILNVDVVFTTYGVLVKDQVSLARHPYHLIVLDEAQHIKNPRGQASQALRHLQSQHRLCLTGTPIENHLGELWSLFHFLMPGLLPAEGEFRQLYRDPIEKDLDPLCQDRLSRMVRPLMLRRTKGEVARDLPPKTEITIKLELGGEQRDLYETLRVATQQQLQEEIKKRGLASSQIHVLTALLKLRQVCCHPGLVRLEEASKVRRSVKLEWFKDTLPGMLEEGRTVLVFSQFTSLLAVLGQELDRLGVEHAVLTGQTVDRAEQVRRFQSGEVQVFLISLKAGGVGLNLTAADTVIHFDPWWNPAAENQATDRAYRIGQDKPVFVYKLVTEGTIEERILVLQEKKARLSRSVLQGGNGGDLHLSEVDVGMLLAGGSLEEENGNGVGIPFSSL